A segment of the Gossypium hirsutum isolate 1008001.06 chromosome D10, Gossypium_hirsutum_v2.1, whole genome shotgun sequence genome:
gatgaCCAAAACAAGAAAACAAACATAATCGAGCCACGATTgatatagtttacccttaaattttAGGCTTATGGTTTTCCAACTCTTTAAACtaatgcaagaaaataaaataattaagaaattaaatagcgtaaaattatcataaataaattgaaattgatgCAATTCTAGTGAACGTGGAGATATCATTAGTCCTTGTTagtttttaatcattaaattttacATCCACCCAAGAGTTTAGGCCAATGTTCCAAATATTTCTGTCCATCCTTTAAATTGGTAAAACTTAACCTTTCGTTTGGGTATTCTTCAAATTAAGGATTTAGTTTGAAAATTTAAAGAGGAAGATGGATAAATGGGTCAATaacttgttgacaccatttttttgagaaaacggggtcgacttggattttgaaaataaaacgaaaatgagtcgccaccaatcttttttttttgaggtgtgatcgggtcacctcgaaaagtggttgtttttaataaacgatttaatttttattaaaacaacgattttggtctacgaaattcagaaaaatgggttcgggagtcggttacgcacgaggaaggattagcaccctcgtaacgcccaaaaattggtacctagttaattagttaatgtcttagtgtcgaagattgaaaactttaaagagatttagaGTATGATCCTTAAAACAACGCGAACGACATGGATTAaaatttaagaggatatttggctatttagtcgaacgagaaatcgaaacccagcacgttagggcacattctctcgaatttccaaacgcaaaacattgcctcattttaaaatttcaaaaggatattcgaCTATTTGGCCAAACGAgtaatcgaaacccaacacgttagggcacgttttctcaaatttccaaacgcgaaatatggtcttattttgaaagtttaaaatggGTATTTGGCTATTTTGGTCAAACGAGatatcgaaacccagcacgttagggcacgttttctcgattttccaaacgtaaaatattgccttatttagaaaaattccttttttgatgtatggtgttaatatgcataacaaaacgataatgaATACGACAAGTTAAGcataaacaatataaataatcaacaaaataaaataaataaatataagagacGAATCAATCACATAACAAGAAGTAAATAAACGAATAGAATtaaaatatccttttgaaatgaTAATAGACAcgtaaataagcaaataaataataataacaataaagaagatgaataaaattaaaGGATGTGAAAAGACATATGTATATTTATGTggacaatttttataaaataaaaaaaatgtgtatatatgtatatcctAAAATATATgtcaatattaaataaaaatatatgtatgtatgtacatattttaaaacgataaaacataaaaaaatatatatttaggaaTTATAAAATATACGTATACGTTATAAGAacgtatatatgcatatatatatttttaaaaattataaagtacaAAAGAcgtatgtatatgcatatatatatatatatatatctcatctTCAACTCCCAAAACACGTAGCTTTACATCTCTTCCTTCGATATCCTCAGTCCTTACCAAAGAAGACGCGGTCATGAAAGAAGACCAAGACCCTCAATTACCAAGTTTTGATTTCAAATCATTCATGGTAGACAAGGTTAATGCAGTTAACCAAGCCCTGGACTCGGCTGTTCCACTCCGTGACCCTGTTAAAATTCATGAAGCAATGCGTTACTCCCTTTTAGCCGGTGGCAAAAGGGTCCGCCCAGTTCTTTGTTTGGCTGCTTGTGACCTTGTTGGTGGCAAAGAATCCATGGTTATGCCAGCAGCTTGTGCTCTTGAAATGATCCACACCATGTCTTTAGTCCACGATGATCTTCCTTGCATGGACAACGATGATCTTCGTAGAGGGAAACCAACTAACCACAAAGTTTATGGTGAAGATATAGCTGTGTTAGCAGGGGATGCTCTTTTAGCCTTTTCGTTTGAACATATAGCTGTATCCACAGTTGGTGTCACACCTGATAGGATTGTAAGAGCAATTGGGGAATTAGCTAAATCTATTGGGGCTGAAGGGTTGGCGGCTGGTCAAGTTGTGGATATAACCAGTGAGGGTCTAACCAATGTGGGGTTGGATCATTTAGAATTCATTCATGTTCATAAAACTGCTCCATTGCTTGAAGCAGCTGCGGTTTTAGGGGCTATTCTTGGAGGTGGACATGATGAAGATGTGGAAAAGTTGAGGAAATTTGCAAGGAATATTGGGCTTTTATTTCAAGTTGTGGATGATATTCTTGATGTAACAAAGTCATCTAAAGAATTAGGGAAGACTGCAGGGAAAGATTTGGTGGCTGATAAAGTGACTTATCCTAAATCGATGGGGATAAACAAATCAAAGGAGTTTGCAGAGAAGTTGAAGAGTGATGCATTAGAGTTGCTTCAAGGGTTTGATCCTGAGAAATCTACCCCCTTAATTGCTTTAGCTAATTATATAGCTTACAGGCAAAATTAGCTTCCTCTTGTGTTTGATAAAAGGGCTTCGAGAAAGAAGCACGATAGTAGTAATAATATTGTGAATAGTCTACTACAATGTTTATGTTCTAAAGCTCCCATCAATGGTACGTGGATGTAATTGTTAAATTCAGTTCTTCCTCAATTTGTTGGTCTTATGTACGAGTACTTACTCTGAATCTGGAACTTTTTATCAATAAGTTCAATGATAAATCTGGTGATTTCTTCTTTAACAGTCAATGCAACAATGTTTCTTTGTGATGTTGAAACCGTTAACAAGTACGTCTTGTTATTCTGTATCACTTGGGATGCAAGTGTTGAATATATACTATTATTCCGGCTGGTTTTCTGTTGTATCTTTCGACATCTTGCCTGCCATAACACTGTCACTGCAATttctttgccttttttttttgtaaagaaaCCATCTGTGTTAACAAATGCTTTTTGATAGGCTATGGATATCTGTTCTATATGAATATATAAGCTATGTAAATTGTGTTTGGATGTGATGTGTCaggtataagtatatatatttgtttttcttgTATTTGGACCATTTTAGTGTGTCATGTTTTCATTATAATACCTCCACTGAATGTGTCCTATACAGATTTCGAATATAAATACTTGAAAAAGTTTTTGAAAAGCTTGTTTTATTCAGAGAAGGACATGAGCCTGTTAGTTAAAGAACAAAGTGGAAAGTTTCAGATAAGCATGAGCTAGTGGAATTTTCTTTTGGTTGGTGCATTTGGTTTTTAAAAAGTGATGAATTGCTGCACTAAACTGCAGATTATTGTATTGTCTTCAATTGTTAAGATTTTCTGAAATAATTATATCCAAAACGATCCGGCGTCAACTACGATACATGACTGATGGACTGTCAGTCTCAACTCCTTAAACCTTCCTAGAACAAGGGTATTTCTTGTCTGACTAGGTAACCTTTTGAAGCTTTTGCCCTCGCCCTTATCTTTGCATCCATGGATTTCGTGAAATCTTTTAACTCTGAGCTCAGGGTTACAAGAGAATCGAAGCTTGGGTCACCATGAATACGTACCACTATACTACGGCTTAATGCTTCATAAGAGTGCTTTGAATTGCTGTTGAACAATACTGACTCTGCAGTTAATGATTTATGACATATAGGGGACCTCCTATGAGAATCATCCATGACTCAAAACATATCTTAAAGCCTGAAAGTTGGATTAGGGTTGGCCTTAACATAAGGATTACTTTGTcccgatatatatatatatatttgttagaaAACATGAACTTAGATTAGATAATAGTTCAAAACACAGCCACAACAACAATAGCTTCACGGGCTCATTACAAACAAACAAAAGCATCCATAAGTAGGCATTAGATCGAAAATTGCTCCCTTGATTCACCATAGCATCAACACTCTTATTTCCTTCTCTGAAGGTGTGTTTGATTTTAGCATTCGGGATAGTAGTTAAGAGCATCATACAATCATCAATGAAGCAAAATGTTAATATTAAAGTATTAGAGATGAGACTAATAACAACAATCGAATCAACTTCAACTTTAGGACATATAATGTTCAAATCCATCACTAATTTTAATCCATCTCTCAATGCCCAAAGCTGGACTTCAATGCTGATAGCTTTATGGATATGCCCAAAGCTTGACCCAATtacctaaattatgctaatatctctttcgagagtaagagcaactaattctaggttgattaattgaaatctctttctaattaaaacccttattgtcacattaactcgatttatggattcccttactagatttgactctaatccggtagatttatgtcatcttatttctaggattgcatgcaactttactcaattatactagatctactcttaaacagaggcttttcctccactgaattaagcacattaaacatgaattaatattccagaaatattaaaataagaaataagcacacataattgagaacaagaattaaGTATTTATCACGTAAAACAGATGTTAATTAATAGAATTTATCATAGATTTCATCTTACttggtatctagggaattagtacATAATCCTGAAtaaaaaacatctcaaagtcagaaaaactacaagaaataaagaaacttgtacaagcccaatttttttAACCGAGGCCCATTACCCAATAACCAAACCCAACACTAACCCAATACCACCTAGACCTTACCTATCAGCCCAAACCTAGACCCAAAATCTAAACCCACCTAAACAATAAACCCAACTATTGCCCAGCCCAAcaccaacttaaaaaaaaaaataataaaaaccctaGCCCTAGGTCTTCTGCCGTCAGTCGACTGGTCACCTGCCCTCTGTACGCCGCTGCCACCACCCACCGCCACCAACTCGGTCAATCACCTGCAAAACGGCACAAACACGTAAAGAATAGCAGAAAGTAatagaaataatagaaattgataGGCTATAAAAGGAAAAACACTATCTTTGTATTTTTTGGAACAGAAAAGTGaatgaaaagcaaaaaaaatcaaaaagaggTTGATTCTAGTATTCTTTTTCTTCTGTTCGTGTGCattgttctttgtttttttattttctttgttatttgttTTTTACTCTATTAACACAAAAGGTTTTCCTAGTTTTCCaactttatttatctatttattcgtttttctattttttttgatttgtaataatatatattataaatatatacataatataaaaaagagaaaaaaaacatacctttttgaatttccggccaccgtgtacggtggccggcgcgaCGCCGGCGCGGTGGGCCTTGGCCGGAATCTGGACTTAGTCCAGAgagaatattttttttctttccttctgttttttttcttttcaatgcccaaatgaatttttttttctcaaaagaaGGCCTTTTATACCCTggtaaaacgacgccgttttggccggCATTCTTAAGccccgaaacgacgtcgttttgccccCCAGATCCGCGCGCCGACCCGACccgaggggaggatccgcgtgttttcgctgGATGGGCTATTTGCGCGCTCAGTCCCTCCAGTTTTAAAGAGCATTGCAATTCGGTCCTTTTcgctatttccttttatttttaatctagccctataattttaactttatttcaaTCTGGCCTACTGCTGCGCTGCGTTTTGAGGCGTTTGGGTTATTTGCTCATTTGATCCCTTCGCTTTTGGCGcgctttgtaatttagtccctttcaTTTTGAATTCGCCcagtttcttttttattttgatttagtcccttttattttatttttctttcaatttcgccctatattttggttttatttcgatttagcccATATTTTAGcgattttatgttattattattattattttaaatattattattagtttactattattattatggttattattattactattatcgtTAGTATTAATATTACTGTTGTTTCTCTTATACTTTTCTTTCACGAATATTTATATacctattcatatatatatatatatatattatataaacgtgcatatttatatatatattatatttcctttttttacatatatattttacttatacctacatatgtattttcatattattatacatatctatgtatgtgttttatttttataaatagatatttatacctttatattttaatttatatacatatctatatatctatatacatatcttgttttcataaatatatatatacacttacatattcttcatatttttaaatacGTGTTCTATATAtgttctttaaatattttatgactcatatatacacatatttttataGCTTAAAACTatctatatacctatatatacatatatatctctttgttttttattgtatttactctttatttatttcattttcattattcatTTTGAATGAATTcgttttatattttgttattttatatgtcgTAAGTTTGACCGTTTATATTGAttgctattgctcgtatcatTCTATACTTTTATATTCATTATGATCTTGCCATgcataaaaatgtaatttgctt
Coding sequences within it:
- the LOC121222400 gene encoding geranylgeranyl pyrophosphate synthase, chloroplastic, whose protein sequence is MKEDQDPQLPSFDFKSFMVDKVNAVNQALDSAVPLRDPVKIHEAMRYSLLAGGKRVRPVLCLAACDLVGGKESMVMPAACALEMIHTMSLVHDDLPCMDNDDLRRGKPTNHKVYGEDIAVLAGDALLAFSFEHIAVSTVGVTPDRIVRAIGELAKSIGAEGLAAGQVVDITSEGLTNVGLDHLEFIHVHKTAPLLEAAAVLGAILGGGHDEDVEKLRKFARNIGLLFQVVDDILDVTKSSKELGKTAGKDLVADKVTYPKSMGINKSKEFAEKLKSDALELLQGFDPEKSTPLIALANYIAYRQN